From the Arctopsyche grandis isolate Sample6627 chromosome 2, ASM5162203v2, whole genome shotgun sequence genome, the window cgcagccccgtggggccccgaagggggcccggggggcccagcctcatggggcgcagccccatggggctcaaaagggggcgccacaaggggcgcagccccgtggggccccgggggggcccagcctcatggggcgcagccccatggggctcaaaagggggcgccacatggggcgcagccccgtggggccccgaagggggcccggggggcccagcctcatggggcgcagccccatggggctcaaaagggggcgccacaaggggcgcagccccgtggggccccgaatgggggcccggggggcccagcctcatggggcgcagccccatggggctcaaaagggggcgccacaaggggcgcagccccgtggggccctgaagggggcccggggggcccagcctcatggggcgcaagccctaataggcattaactaaggggggcgaagccctagacggcaattaatcatgggggcgcggaggggcgaagccctaaaaggcaactgatcatgggggcgaagccttagacggcatttaatcatgggggcgcggaggggcgaagccctaaaaggcattaactaaggggggcgaagccctaaacggcaactgatcatgggggcgaagccttagacggcatttaatcatgggggcgcggaggggcgaagccctaaaaggcattaactaaggggggcgaagccctaaacggcaattaatcttgggggcgcggggggcgaagccctaaaaggcattaacttaggggggcgaagccctagacggcttttaatcatgggggcgcggaggggcgaagccctaaaaggcaactgatcatgggggcgaagccctaaacggcaattgctcatggggcgtggaggggcgaagccctagaaggcaaaggctcaggggggcgccgagggcgaagccctagaaggcaaaaaaaaaatttgatttttttttttgattttttaaaatttttttttttaattttttttttattttttttttattttttttttatttttatttttttgattttttttttattttttttttattttttttttaatttttaaatttttttttaatttttttttttttttaattaaattagcttagtcatgtttaagcggtttatattataaacactgagcgaagccgggtaatacagctagttatttataaaattattatatacactaatgtcagaggatggagggatgtaaacacaaccgaatatgcactttacattgaaaattttggttgatataaatatttgttcgatggaattgtttgtgttgatgatgacagatgatgaatgaacttttttaataagaattgccacgccaccgcctcgagtcttcgtactggtgtttatgtttctatcatatctatacatattgtatgtatgaaagtttaGTTCGGAATCATTTATAAGGTTGTGTAGCCACGTTTCTGTTAATAATATGATGTCATATGCGGAAGCAGCTATAGCATTTTtaaggaattgtattttagatataatgcttctgacattttggtaatatattgttagttttttgtactatttttatttattattttaggcactccgttaaaatattttattattaagtcactttcacctttgtcttttctggtattcatttcgttccacaaattgtttatatgtagtctttgcatgtacgttaggtcgttttttattttaattcctagtttgggtccttttctaagtaatgatattgctgtttgctgtacatcgagtttaacttttaggggccttggcttcgtaccttgttttaatccgattctatgagcggtgaatttgtggttaggtagctcggcttttgacaataaatttgcgattacattattgtcgtcattattacctgtttcagtaatgtcaaatatgataacattgttttttctattttttctttcttccattTCACTAACAAGTTCCAATGTCGATTCAATCGTGGTGGGTGTATCTTTAGACATATACATTTTGGTAGCTGACAGCTCTCCTTCCAGCATTGCAATATTACAGGACATTTCGCCTACAGTTTGCGAGATATCAGAGGTGAAAGGCATCAATTTGGCCATTTGGTCCTTGCTAAATCTATTGACAGGGTCCATGAGGACTTGGACCATACTCTCTAATATTTTGGAGACACTTTGCACGTACTtggccattttatattttatttattaacaatgaAGAAGTAGCAAAAACACACTTTGGCGACACGACCGAACGCGACAACGAACACAAcaattatattagatattaagtgggtacaatttttgacgtgtaaacgtctttccttttaggaccacagtatagagagtgcatcctgagatttcttggttcaaaaggtcttgttcgatagatattaaaaaataattgaataatttttttaaatgtctaaattttgaaattgacggggacaaatgactctcggactgggacaccgggacacagacctcgaaactgggacataggcttgtgtagttcgcgaacgaactagGTCGTAAGAGCGCTCCCACAGGTGAACTAGTCGAACTAGTTCCCTCACTCCTCGTTCCATAGTTCCATAGTTCACTAGTTCGTGACCGAATGAGTGAGAGTGGGACGGCACTACACTAATACTGCCGCTCGCTCACTGCACATGCGCGTCTTGTTCACTCTTACGAtctagttcgttcgcgaactacacaagacagttcgttcgcgaactacacaagaaTTTCATTAGTTTGTGACCGAATGAACGAGAGTGACGTTAaccgaacgttaaataaattttaaaataataagacacTGTCGTTATCAAGTAGCTTATGCTTCTaatgtataataacaattactattaacaattaattaatttctttaatatactttaaaaatagtttacgtATAGGGTTAATGTGTTTTGTTATAGGGTATTTGTTACGATGTCATCAAAAAGAAAACATAGCCCCTTGTGGACTCATTTTACAGAAgacattgataataaaaaagcgaAATGTAACCATTGTTCAACAATAATAAGTATTGCGGGCGGATCGAATGGTAATTTAACCCGacatatgaaaacaaaacaccTTTTGATCCCATTAACTGCTGAAAGACAAACACCGATATTACCTAGTTTAAACTCACTTCAATCAAGTCAAAGCACATGCGAATCGGAGAATATAATTTCAGCATCATCAAATATAGTAGACTCCCAACAATCGATGACCCAATACATTCGTAGACCACCGCCAGTTCCAAAGATTGAGCAAATTGATAAACAACTTGTCAAGATGGTAGCTAAAGGGCATCACGCCTTAAGAATCGTAGAAGAAACAGAATTTCGTAAACTTATTGAATTAGTTTCTCAATGCCCAGGCTATAAACTACCATCAAGAAAAACGTTATCGGAAAATTTAATGTCAAGAATTCACAATGACGTCATGGCTGAAGCAAAAATAAAGGTACAAGCAGCACCAGCGTTGTCTCTTAGTACTGATGGTTGGACGTCTAGAAATAACGACAGCTATATAGCTATTGTAgctcattttataaatgaagaGACTAAACTTCACTCAGTATTACTTGGTTGTATCAATTATAAAGAGCGACATACTAGTCAAAACTTGTGCGACTTTATGAAAGTTGTTATGGCGGAGTGGAACATTTCACACACAGTTGCTGCCATTGTTAGCGATAATGCAGCAAATATCTTATCTGCTGTTAGACTTGGTGATTGGCGGTCCATCTCATGTTTCGCTCACTCTCTAAATCTTGTTGTACAAGAAGCTACGAAAAAGATATGTGACGTTTTGGGAAGAGTTAAAAATATTGTCGAGTTTTTTATTCGTAGCACACAAGGAAAACATAAATTGACTGCTACGCAGCAGCAAATGAATTTGCCTGTTCTTAAGCTCAAGCAGGATGTACAAACCTGCTGGAATTCCACTTTTGACATGCTCAAGCGAATAGTACAGGTAAAGGATGCAGTGATTGCTACCGTTGCACTTCTACGCCCTGATTTAACTTTAAATGAAGGGGACTGGGAAGTCATAGAGGAAGTTTTACCGTTACTCAGTCCATTCTACGAGATTACCTTAGAAATAAGTGCCGAGAAAAACGTCActttatctaaaataataattttgtgtaatttactaacaaattttttacaaaaacatgtttcttacaatacaaaaatagttgatGTGCAGTCTCTGCTAAAGAAAGGCATGGAAGATCGTTTAAAAGATATAGAGAAGAATATGTTATACGCAGAGTGTACGATTTTGGATCCTCGATTTAAGACGAGGGGATTCAAAAATCAAAGAGCCTGTGAAATGGTAGTACAAGCCCTTAGAAATAAAATCGGCCAAGTACAATTAGTTCAAGGGGGTACTCCAGAGGCTGTTCCTACTTCCAGCGACGCATCAACATCTAtacctagtaataaaaatagctgCATATGGGATGAATACGaccaagaaatacaaaaaattactagGCCAGATAACCAGCTTGCTGCTGGCATTCGCGAATTAGATAAATACCTAAATGAAGAGTATCTAAATCGTAAAGAAGATCCGCTTCAATGGTGGCATGAACGTCGTTTGATATACGTCGTCGTTtgatatcaatataaataacaatttataataaccaTTCAGCTCCGAGATCTGTAATAGCGTCTTCAAGTGGCAAGCTGTTTGCTCGTCCATCTATCGGATTGCCGGCCTCCAACGGCAAAGCTTCCTACCCATTTTCAAAAAGCTTGGTGAGACCAGCCGGTCCGCCATCAATTACTACCACATCATAAACTtcactgaaatataaaaataaatctaattaaaacTAACGTCACAATCTTCACAATGCTCTAAGACTGTGCCTGAATGGTTATTTTTctcctttaaaaaaaattatacaaattcaatatgaatttttatgaaATCTCTGTACAGGAATTCGTGTAGttattaaaaaagttgtatACACGGACATAGATAGAAGTTTGATTAAAAAGTAAGAGATCTAAATAGCATACAAATACTTAAGTATTTTAGAATTGTATCAAAacttcaattttgtattttttcattgatatctttataccaaaattttcttttacatacgtatatataatatataatagagataaaatatacacaaagattCAAATATAATGCGAACTGGTTTTAGATTTAGAAAATGATATGAACCGAATCAAAAGAAGTGCTAATTACCTATTGCCGGATGACATTTTGAGGTTATGTGAACGATGACATCTGTCAAATGATAGTTGAATTGGAGCTAGCACCACAATCGATGAGCATACCTATTAGTGCTTTTCTAAAATATCATTTAGTGACTCTATaaataaatcatgttttttaatgtacatttattaatatgtgCATGGATTAGTCTGAATTTCTCGTTTCTCAATCatttctcatttttattttatttcttcccaCTCTCCTgttcaccatttttttttacttacgtTTCAGAATTATTTGCGAGTGATAATTAATCATAATCAGTTTCAAATTTAtcacacaaaaaataaattatttcactttcTTGAAATGTTAAATGCAACTAAAGTACCGCTAGATGGCATTATTAGAAGTTACAGTCGGTAAAGCTGATTTCTACTTTATCGTACTGCAAACGAATGCCGATGgacagtggcgtagcgaaggagggggggggggggcatggaattttactacttatattaatactatttttatttgttatatgaacaaattttcactcaaatttttttgattaattttattgaaaatttacgattgtgattatgaatttttattttgatgtatttattttgtctttttgttttttgttataaattatattatttttattatttcataatttttatcatattattattcttattattttgatatttttattatactgttatatatatttttttcttttttatttttctctaactatcttactctattatcatttttgtttcttattttaaatgtttaagcttttctttttttacctatatgtgaaaattattaatggtttacttaacataattatgtttttttactatcaatctatgtaacttaataaactgtaagttttccaaataaataaataaataaatgtaaggtTTGtaaggtggtagaatccgtgacattaaatttgataaattaataacaaatgcatattcaaataaatttaaataaaataaaactgttcaaataaacttaataaaatgtttactattagataagccatgtttaaAGCATTTATTACGTCCGTGAAATGTTTGGTTAATCTTATGTGATGTCTATGGGAAACTTTACATTGTCATTTATCGCAGAATCAAACATTCATCaggacttttacatacatatgtatatgtaagttaagGTAACTATTAAGCATggttaatctaaaaataatgtacatattgtgataaatatgaaaataagaatCTCAGCATTACATTAAATGATAAGTATGTACCATAAGAAAGTTTGTACGAAaatcttgtacatatattgtgttctTCGTCTGTTCAAAGGGTTTCTAAACAAAATACCTACAAATTAATCAAATTGAtgtgtttgttaatttttatcgtgtgaaaataatttatacccGTAATAATTAGTCACCATTGgtaataattagtcaccggacccagaaggtgccgcgtattgttcaaaggttgtaaatgcattgttaaaggtttgccgaacctttttttacaaaggatttacaaaatggaacaatggatagcactgtgactatcctacctctagtaataatacgataatacgaattccatatccagttcctaaatagcaactggatatggaaacatcggtagtagatatcgtgcGTGTGGATGGTTCCATGAAAGCGTTCCCTCTAAGGTGTGCGCGCGTGTGAGACACCTTATAGCTTGGACGGAACGTTGGCGTCAAGATGTTGCATaagtcccccccccctccccccttctTCGCCGAGCTCGGCCGAGAGCCGAACGCCGTTAGCCGAGTGCGCCCGACTTCAGCCGAGGCCGCGCTCGGCTAACACTTTTACCAACACATGTACACATTGTAAGCGTGGCCGCTCGCCGTAGCAGTGGACAAAAAAATTCACCCAATCTATGTAgtctaaatatttatcaaatatgtatatccatatggTGTTTGGAAAGTtgtgcatatttaaattcaattcgactataaataacaaaaatatattcgacataattttcatttacgatattttcatttaatcagtgtgatattttgaaacttaTAATGTACTATatactaactatgtatgtagtagcacTCGAAAAAGAGTGAACTCGGGCCCTGAAACTTTTTTCCGCCTCCCTTAGTAGATATGGGCAAAAATGGCAATTTTGAACGAACCGAACGAATTTTTATTCCCGgaaacagtggcggactgggactgaaaccAGTGCTTGCCAGGAGTCAGAGGGGGCTCCCACCCAgggctaaaaaaaaatgtcttcccccccatataacaaaattttcttcgtaaaaaataaatagaattttcaaaaatgcacgaatcaaaatttaaaagtgcaattataatcaaatgttattttggaagtatgaaataaatttaaatcgctggttgatgatgaatcgtcctataaaaaaaactttttaagtgaatctgtgtgacatcatttgtttcaaataacacgcgtgtttatggttgcaatcaatcggtgggtctcataatcatataaaaaaaataatttaatttttaaattaatatttttcaagcacggattaTCCGCACCCGGATGATTGAGAGTatactgtatatgtaaatttattgaattgtaacgatgaaaaaaatggtcacaCATACATTGTATGCTAATGGAGAGGGCGGCAAACAGTTTCGCGACGAATCGCAAAGCAACGCAATGCAAGGGGACGTCGAGCCGCCATTTTGGTGCTGGTGGAACGACTATTAACTCGGATCGTGATTCTAGTATTGATCatcatgattagaggtaggaccggaagcgtgccgttcatttttttggactcttaatttctaaatagacccaaaatgccctgattcctggaaaaagcacgcttccggtccgcccTTTAATCGTGATACTGACACTATCACTGATACACGGATCGCGTGATAATATTGATAGCGAGACGGCCCAACGTGAACATTCGTCCAAAGAGGCTGCGAAACACGCAAATGACACGGAAAGGCCGCACCGCACGGCTCAATCGAAAAagacgagacgcgattccaaggtcggttcatacatatgttcatacatgttCATACAGGCAAGCCGACGAATGCAACAGTGTTCCCGAGCTCGCAAGATTCGCATTAGGCTCGATATTTTTCTTGTGCTGCACAAACCATAGTACATATATGGTCATTACCATTACGTATATGGTCGTACTTAAAACGAAGTGACCGCGCGACAGAAAATGGCACGCGCGTCCACGGCCTTGGCCATCGTTTGCGCAAAGAACGAAAGCGCGTCGATATTGCCGAACGAAACGGCTACCGATGCGGGAAAGCCGGAAAAATGAAGAATGGCGTCGCGGAATCGGAATCGGCCTGCAATGAATGGCGCAACCAACTGATTGAAAGGGCTAATTAGCTACAATAAGAACGTACCTGTGGGCGAGTGGGGCAGCTCAGCGTCGTATATTCACCGCTACTGACCGTGCCGTGCGATTTCCAACCGAATTTGGTGTTCGGCCACCTCACAGACTACATGTCGTCTCTCTTGCACCttacatattacgcgatacaaccatatacataacgaaagcatttaaattgcaattaccgcttgagttagtacgtttagataaaaaaaaattcgggtgtgaccaacccatgactttatctatatatttgaggacatataagaaggttacaaaacaaaattcgatattgaactgatgactatgatagcgatacaaattgagcgcaaatgtatggaaacttccacaaaactacttccggttgtcagattttgttcaaattttttttattactaaaaatcactatcagtattatactcattaaatatcaagaaaataaaaataattttacaggtcaaaataaaataatgaaatattgttttaaaagaaaaaaaaatactgattccggtctacaaattctgaccaaaaccctaccagctctaagttagtacataaaggatagaaatataaattttcagcttaatacgttcaggggtgtggacagactagtgggcacaacatttttcacctttctacgaggaaaaaaatcccacttccggtttataaaatttaataattttttttttattttcatcacattgaattttctttgtgacgaacacacatgtttaacactttgcactcttaatggaatttctcttcaccactagtctactctgggatggaatttttttttttttttttttttttaattttagttgttcatattattaatttatgtcgAATATCAAATTGGTGACTTCATTTTATCCAAAaataggcaattttttttttagataaaaactaaatattatgctcagttattttgggactatctgttTGTCTCTAATTGTAaccataataacatgatgtttatttgggattatatttttcgaatatagtcactaaattcaattatttcaaaccaacataattaccaaatcgaactaaattatgagttttacatttcttgtattatttatgacagtagttttgtataataaatgagttttattactagaaacttttaaaatatgcctgtagaaatatttttatacctacCCTATAGTTCGTTAGCCAGTTTGGGTCCAAGGATGCAGAGCCATTGTCTGTTTACTCATTGTATTTAAATGCGTACCCACCCTCATAAAgtgtctattggttagttttttaactgttagttaaaatcacattttctattcgttactTACTTGTAGaagacatcgaaaaaaaaagtggagtcgaaaaaaatagtggaagaaaattcgaacgaaaaaaaaatcgaagtctgattcggttagtggtttgggagataattgaattcaaaaacttaaaaaaaagaggacacctataaggggaggtaccattcctggtcaacataaaaattttatgataaaattttacgtcgtgtcgataagaatttcagtaaccgatactaagtttcagttcgataagactaacgttgttaaaatatccccaaaatacacacacacacacacacacacacacacacacttcttctagatcatgaaaacgtgatcagtgatcgattctcagttcgaatcaatcaaaatctcgaattcaaaTTTTCGAGTGATCACAAAACTgcgtctattgttactacgtacataaataaagtaaaaatatattgagatagaaaaccaatccttataaacgtagtgaaataaaaaaaaattgccaaataaatgaaaaataggacggaaaaaaaatccgtaaaaaaatatatttacgacttttaaaattcgctagacaattaatttgaagtattttaaagcaatgaaatataacaattaataggaaaaatatctgactattgattgaaTATTTGAGTTTtatgaccgcaaaagccaaaaaactgtaaaaatcgcggatttttttaaacgctcatatctcgtaaacggtgggtgaccaccaacaaaaatctcaATGGGGTGGGTGTATGTCCCTTTCGCTTCTTCAGTTGTATGATGTGTCTTCGTACGGAGTTTTGCGCTGTACATAATCAGTAAATTCAAATAGACCGTAGtgcttattttgaatgaaacataacaccgattattttatttgattgcgaTGTGTTGATTGTGCACagcaaatatctacatacatatataatatgatacgtaCAGGACAGGTATTTTTGCGTGTTCGTACACGTAAAAGGCCATttgagacatatgtacatgcatatgtacgtaggtatgtaCCAACGGCTAGGCATGTTTCGTGTACGGGCATGTCGATTAGTGGGGTTGGCGTGTGCGTCGAAATTAGCTGCGTCGTTCGCATATTCGACCAATCGCTATCGCCGTGGGTGAACCCCCACTCCCAGCCATTACATCGGAAACGCTGCTCGCAGTCGGCAGAAGTGGTGCGCCCATCGCGGTGAGTGCACGTCGCTGGGCTCTCAGCTCTGAGTTCGTGCCAATGCGAACCGCAATgttcgccgccattttccggCAGAAGTGCAGCGGCCATCGCGGCGGGTGCGCGTCGCTGAGCTCTGAGCTGCCGCTAcccgccccccccccaccaccacccccaaccccccgcaggtacgctattattgtagctttattgttgccctttcgatcgttggtcgcgtttgccgtggggtggggttgattgctttcgtcgatcgattgcacaagtgctGGCCGAGGCGTCTGCGACCAAATAATCACAGCCaccgcgaccttggaatcgcgtctcgtcatccccctcgactgtggcgtcgtttcctttccgtttctctctctctatcaaTATTACCACGCGATCCGCGCATCACTGATCCGGCTAGTGGCAGAATCGCATTTTACATTTTGTGCTAATGCAGATCGCAATgttcgccgccattttccggCAGAAGTGGTACGGCCATCGCGGTGAGTGCACAACGCTGAGCCCTGAGctgcccctcccctcccctaacgctattattgtagctttattggctacgttcacactaccgatatctacacccgacattttcgaattttccatatccagttcctatattgcaacctgtggttgctatttaggaactggttatggaaaatatcggtagtgtggacgtagccattgtTGCCGCGTTTCAATCGGTTGGTCGCGTTTGCCGTGGATCgattgctttcgtcgatcgattgcacaagtgctcgtcgattgattgcacatttgccaccaaacaatcagagccaccgcgaccttggaatcgcgtctcgtcatccccctcgactgtggcgtcgtttcctttccgtttctctctctctatcaaTATTACCACGCGATCCGCGCATCAGTGATCCGGCTAGTGGCAGAATCGCATTTTACATTTCGTGCTAATGGAGAATCGCAATTTTAGTGCACGTCGCTGAGCTCTGAGCTGCCCCTAAATAGCCCACTTTTCACAGTCGTTCTATCGCGCGTTCTCAGGAGCGTACAGGATTGCGTGCGGGTAAGCCTGTGCGCGATACTGTTTTCGCAGTTGTGAACACTAACGTTCTTTCGCGCGCGATTACTCCTACCACTTTTTGTTAAAACGGAAAGAGCGAACGTGTAAAGGCTAATCGTGCGTGATAGACCGCGCGAAACGAGTGTGTGCGATACGCACAGTTTTACTGAAGTAACGCAGTTTTATAGTAATGTTGCGGTGAAAAATGGATAGAAGAAATATCATGACTCAAGTTATGATGTTCGTTGGTGT encodes:
- the LOC143922354 gene encoding zinc finger BED domain-containing protein 4-like yields the protein MSSKRKHSPLWTHFTEDIDNKKAKCNHCSTIISIAGGSNGNLTRHMKTKHLLIPLTAERQTPILPSLNSLQSSQSTCESENIISASSNIVDSQQSMTQYIRRPPPVPKIEQIDKQLVKMVAKGHHALRIVEETEFRKLIELVSQCPGYKLPSRKTLSENLMSRIHNDVMAEAKIKVQAAPALSLSTDGWTSRNNDSYIAIVAHFINEETKLHSVLLGCINYKERHTSQNLCDFMKVVMAEWNISHTVAAIVSDNAANILSAVRLGDWRSISCFAHSLNLVVQEATKKICDVLGRVKNIVEFFIRSTQGKHKLTATQQQMNLPVLKLKQDVQTCWNSTFDMLKRIVQVKDAVIATVALLRPDLTLNEGDWEVIEEVLPLLSPFYEITLEISAEKNSLLKKGMEDRLKDIEKNMLYAECTILDPRFKTRGFKNQRACEMVVQALRNKIGQVQLVQGGTPEAVPTSSDASTSIPSNKNSCIWDEYDQEIQKITRPDNQLAAGIRELDKYLNEEYLNRKEDPLQWWHERPPRSVIASSSGKLFARPSIGLPASNGKASYPFSKSLVRPAGPPSITTTS